A region of the Streptomyces durocortorensis genome:
CGGGGGAGAAGAAGATGCACGAATGCAGCGGGTTGACGGCGTTGTGGCAGCGGCGTCCCGCGCGAGCCGGAAGAGTGGTCATGCCCGCACGTTACCGACTGGTCGGTACGCCAGGGAACCCGGGGGAGGCGTCAAGATGTCGGAGCTGCCCGCGACGGCAGGCCGCGCGCTTTCGGCCTCTCCTGCGTCCCGCGGCACCGCCTCACCCGGTGGGTTTCGCGGTGTAGGTGAACCGTGGCGCGCGCCGCTCCAGGAACGCGGCGACGCCCTCGCCGGTGTCGCCGCTGCCGCGCGCCTCACCGGCCCAGTACGCGTCCCGGTCGGTCCGGCCCGCGGCGAACTCCTTCGCCGCGGCCTGCGTCAGCTGAGACCGGGACGCCAGCACCCGTACGTACTCCTCGACCCGCTTGTCCAGGCCGCCCGGCGGCAGCACCTCGTCGACCAGCCCGGTGCGCAGAGCCCGTTCCGTGCCGATCAGCTCGCCGGAGAACAGCAGGTGCTTGGCCGTGGCGGGGCCGACGAGGGAGACCAGCCGCCGGGTGGAGGAGGAGGCGTAGACGATGCCCAGCTTGGCCGGGGTGATCCCGAAGGAGGCGCCCTCCTCCGCGAACCGCAGATCGCAGGCGGCCGCGAGCTGGCTGCCGCCGCCCACGCAGTACCCGCGCACCGCCGCCAGCGTCGGCCGGGGGAATGCGGCGAGTGCCTCCTCGGCCGCCACCGCCAGCCCCCGGGCCTCGTCCGCGCTCTCCCGGAGCGTGGAGATGTCCGCCCCGGCGCAGAAGGTGTCCCCGGCCCCGGTCAGCACCAGCACCCGGACCGCCGGGTCGGCCGCCAGCCGCTCCAGCAGCTCCGGCAGGCTCCGCCACATCGCCGCGGTCATCGCGTTGCGCTTGGCGGGATGGGTGATCACCAGGGTGGCGACCCCGTGCTCTACGGACGGGATCAGGCGGGGTTCCGTACGGTCCATGCGCCGGATGCTATCCGTACGGTTCGAACCTATGATCAAGAAGGGGTCGCGAAGCGGACACGCACCGTAAGGAGCCGTCGATGAACGGACCCACCACCGAGGGCAGGAAGCTCACCCGCAGTTTCGGCTGGCTCGCGCTGCTCGGCGCACTGCTGGTCATCGCGGGCATCATCGGCCTGATCTACACCGGTTTCGCCACCCTCACCTCGATGCTGCTCTTCGGCTGGCTGCTGCTCGTCGGCGGTCTGGTCGGGCTGCTGCACGCGATCGAGTCGCGTGGCACGAACTACTTCTGGCTGGGCGTCGTGGTCGCGGCCCTCAACATCGCCGCGGGTGTCGTCGTCATCAAGCACCCCGAGGGCACGGCCGAGGCGCTGACCATGTTCGCCGCCCTGCTCTTCCTGACCGGCGGGGTCTTCCGGCTGGTCGGCAGCGTCGTGGTGCGCGGCCCCCAGATGGGGTGGACGCTGTTCCAGGGCGCCTTCGGGATGCTGCTGGGCCTGCTGGTGCTGTTCGACTGGCCGCACAGCAGTCTGTATGTCCTGGGCTTCTTCTTCTCGCTGGCCCTGCTCTTCGACGGGCTCGGCCTGATCGCCATCGGCATCGGCGGCCGACGCATCGTCAGCCTGGTATCGGAGCGGCTGGATGAAAGTGCCCCGGTCCCGGACGAGCCGAGCAAGGCACCAGAAGAAGAACAGAAGTAGTCCGCCGACCGGCAAGGGCGTGCGACTTTGGTCGAATAGCGCCGATACCTGGCTACTTCCGATCAGTGGCACGGTGCGGACCAAGCCGTTCCCAACACTCTTTACTCGACGGTCAGTGCAGTGCGAGTGAGAGCTGGTGCCGGACGATGGAGAGCCTCGGGAGTGTCCCCGCCGACCCCGTGTCGTACGAGGGGGTGTGGCGCTTCACCGCCCCCGCCGTGGACGCCTCCGTCCCCCGCGCCCGGCACGCCGTACGCGATCTCCTCGGCCGTCAGGGCGTGCCGATCGAGGACGACATCCTCCAGGGGCTGCTGCTGATCGTCTCGGAGCTCGTCACCAACGCCGTCAAACACGCGGCGCTGCTCTCGCCCGAGCTGGCCGTCGAGGTGGCCATCGCCGCCGACTGGGTCAGAGTGTCGGTCGAGGACAACCACCCCTACCGCCCGACCGCCCTGGAGACCGACTACGCCCAGACCGGCGGCCGGGGGCTGCTGCTGGTCAAGGTCGTCACCGCGGAGGCCGGCGGCACGTGCGACGTCGAGCACACGGCGAGCGGCGGGAAGATCATCTGGGCGGCGCTGCCGTTGAAGACGCAGCTCTGACCGCCCGTACGCGGCCCGGCTGGGGCTGACCCGCCCGCCGAGCGCCCGCCGCGTTCACCAGCCCGCGGAAGGCCCCGTCAGCTCGCGGATCGCCGGCCGGGCCGCATCCAGCACCGTCATGAACCACGCCGAGAACGGGCCCTCGGCGTGCCGCTTCTCCAGCTCCGGCGCCGTGACGAAGGCCGTCTCGCCGACCTCCTCGGGGTCCGGCTTCAGCTGCTCCTGCGCCAGTCCCACGAAAAGGTGGTTGAACTCCTGCTCCACCAGGCCCGACGCGGGGTCCGGGTGGTTGTAGCGGACGGTGCCCGCCTCGGCCAGCAGCGACGGCGAAAGGCCCAGCTCCTCGTACGTACGCCGGGCGGCGGCCGCGAACGGGGACTCGCCCGGATACGGGTGTCCGCAGCAGGTGTTCGACCAGACACCGGGGGAGTGGTACTTGCCGAGCGCCCGGCGCTGGAGCAGCAGCCGCCCCTGCTCGTCGAAGAGGAACACGGAGAACGCGCGGTGCAGCTGCCCGGGGGCCTGGTGGGCCGCCAGCTTCTCCGCCGTGCCGATGGTGGTGCCGTTCTCGTCGACCAGTTCGAGCATGATCGCTTCTGCGGTGCCGTTCGACGAGCTGTGCGTCGCGGTGGCTGGTGTGGTCGGCATACCCATCCTTCGCTTTGGTCCCCGGCCTCGTGCGCCGGGCCCCTGGAGTCCGGTCAAGTCTGCCGTACAAAAGCCGCTTGTCCGTACTTCGGCTCCGGGCATGTCCGCCCCGCCGCGCCGTGCGAGCGCGGCGGGACGGACGGGGCGTCAGACCCCGAAGGCCGCCGGATAGCGGATCATGCCCGCCGGAACCGGGACGGAACCGTCCAGCACCAGCGCCATCATCGCCTCGTCCGGAACCTCGAACCCGGCGCGGATCCCGTAGCGCGACGCCGGGACGAATCCGAAGCGCGGGTAGTAATCGGGGTGACCGAGCACCAGCACCAGCACCTCACCGCGGACCCGGGCGGCATCCAGCACCGCCCGCACCACGGCCTGCCCGGCCCCCTGCCGCTGGAACGCGGGGGAGGTGGCCACCGGGGCCAGCGCGAGCGCCGGGGCGTCGCCGACCCGGCAGCGGGTCAGCAGCGCGTACGCCGCGAGGGACCCGTCCGGGGCCTCGGCGACGTAACCGAGATCCGGCAGCCACGCCTCGGGGTCCGCACGCAACGCGTCCACGAGATCGGCCTCGTCCGGGGTCGGGAACGCGGCCGCGTTGACCGCGTGCACAGCCTCGTGCTCGCCCGCCGCCTCCGGGCGGGTGACCCACCGGGGGTCGGCGGGCCGCAGGACGTACGCGGCGTAGCCGTACTCCGTGCCGTGCTCGCGCCGCACCGCCAGCTCCTCACGGGTGGCCGCGAGCGCCCACTCCATGCCGGGAGCCGACGGATCGGCGCTCTCGACCCGCTCGGCGAGCGGAACGTAGTACTCGTCCCAGTCGCTGTCGGGCTGGACCAGCACGGAGGTGACCGTGCAGCCCGCGGCGACGGCCGCCGCGGTCGTCGCCGGCAGGGGGCGCAGGGAACCGTGGCGGTCCCAGAAGGCGCGCGCCCCGGCCGACGGGGCGTCCGTGGTCCAGACGCATTCGGAGATCATCATCGTGCCGCCCGGGGCCAGCAGCCGCTGCCAGTCGCGTACGGCGGTGTCGAACCCGATGCAGTACGCCGAGCCCTCGGCCCAGATCAGGTCGAAGGCCCCCTCCGGGAACGAGGGACCGGTGAGATCGCCCATGTCCGCCCGGACGGTGCGGATGCGGCCGTCGAGGCCCTGGGCCCCGGCCGCCTCGCGCAGCTCGTCCAGGAACGGCTGGTGCAGGTCGACCGCGGTCACCTCGGCGCCCGCCTCGGCGGCGAGCAGCAGAGCGGCACGGCCCGGACCGCAGCCCAGGTCGAGGACGCGCGGACGGTCGGGCAGCGGACCGGCCAGAGCGAGCAGCCGACGCGTGGTGGCGTCGGAGCCGGGGCTCTGCCGGGGGAGACGGTGGTGCAGGGTGACGAACGCCTCGGTGCGCGAGGCGTCGTCCGTGTGGTCGGTCAACGTGGGAACCCTTGAGTGCGAGGGCTCCGGCCCGATCCGAGAAGAGGGACCTAGCCGGAAACCCGGGAGATGAGGAAGGACCGATTGCCGCGCCTGGCAGGCGTCGCCGCGACCGTCATCAACCTCAGCTCCTCTCGAAAGGTTCTTCGCGGGCTTCCTTCGCGAAGAGTCCCGCTGTTCCCGGATGTCATCCACCGTGAGACTCGAACATCTCAACGACTTCACCGTAGCACCGCCCCCGCCCCCGTCTCAGTGGCAGAGCCTGGCCTCGTGCTCCGCGTGGCCGCTCGGCTCCAGCTGGAACGTGCAGTGCTCCACGTCGAAGTGGTCGCCCAGGCAGCCCTGGAGCTCGTGCAGGAGCTTCTCGTGCCCTATCGAGTCGAGCATCTCCTGGTGCACCACCACATGCGCGGAGAGCACCGGCATCCCCGAGGTGATCGTCCAGGCGTGCAGATCGTGGACGTCGATGACCCCGGGCAGCTCCGTGATGTGCTCCCGTACCTCCGCCATGTCCACGCCCTTGGGTGCCGCCTCCAGCAGCACGTTCAGGGTCTCCCGCAGCAGCTTCACGGTCCGGGGCACGATCATCAGGCCGATCACCAGCGAGGCGATCGGGTCGGCGGCCTGCCAGCCGGTCGCCATGATGACGCCCGCCGAGATGATCACGGCCAGCGAACCCAGGGTGTCGGCCAGCACCTCCAGATAGGCGCCCCGCACGTTCAGGCTCTCCTGCTGCCCGCGCGCCAGCAGGGAGAGCGAGACGATGTTGGCCACCAGGCCGACCGCGGCGAACGCGATGGCGAGTCCGCCCTTCGTCTCGGCCGGCGTGATGAAGCGGTCCACCGCCTCGAAGAGCAGGAAGCCGCCGACGCCGAGCAGCAGCAGACAGTTGGCCAGTGCCGCCAGGATCTCGGCGCGGGCGAAACCGAAGGTGCGGTTCGGGCCGGCCGGCTTGTTGGCGAAGTGGATGGCGAGCAGGGCCATCCCCAGCCCCAGGGCGTCGGTGGCCATATGGGCCGCGTCAGCGATCAGGGCGAGCGAGTTCGACAGCAGACCGCCGACGATCTCCATGACCATCACGCTCAGCGTGATGGTGAGGGCGATTCGCAGCCTGCCCCGGTACGCGGCGGCGGCGGTCCCCGTCGGGGGCGGTCCGCCGTGCGTATGCCCGTGATCGTGGCCAGCCCCCATGAGATACCCCTCCAGGTCCGTACGACAACGCCGGGGCGAACCGCCCGACGTGGCCAGTGAACTACGGGTGGGGGGTATCCGGCAACACGGTACTGAACACCGTTGTCATATGCTCTGACCTGCGAAAACGTTCCGCAGGTCAGAGCGTCGGGATGATCGCGGGCGGAGGTTCGGAGGTGTGCCCGGACCGCTCACCGAGGCTGCCCGGAGTGTGCCTCCGGGTGACGCAGGCACCAGCCCTCCCAGGCCGACTCCACCATCTCGCGCACGCTCCGCCGAGCCGTCCAGCCCAGCTCCTCGGTGATCCGCGCGGCCGACGCCACCGCCTTCGGCGCGTCACCGGGGCGGCGCGCCTCGGCCACCGGCTTCGGGCCGAGCCCGGTCACCTCGCCGATCACCTCGGCCAGCTCCCGTACCGAGACACCCTCGCCCCGGCCGACGTTCACCGTCAGGTCGCCGTCCCGCCCGCCGAGCCGCCGGGCGACCGCGAGATGCGCCTCGGCCAGGTCGGCGACGTGAATGTAGTCACGGACACAGGTGCCGTCCGGCGTCGCGTAGTCGTCGCCGAAGATCCGCGGGGCCTCACCGCGCGTCAGCCGCTCGAACATCATCGGAACGATGTTGAAGACCCCGGTGTCCGCCAGCTCGGGAGCCGCCGCGCC
Encoded here:
- a CDS encoding ATP-binding protein, which translates into the protein MESLGSVPADPVSYEGVWRFTAPAVDASVPRARHAVRDLLGRQGVPIEDDILQGLLLIVSELVTNAVKHAALLSPELAVEVAIAADWVRVSVEDNHPYRPTALETDYAQTGGRGLLLVKVVTAEAGGTCDVEHTASGGKIIWAALPLKTQL
- a CDS encoding HdeD family acid-resistance protein, which encodes MNGPTTEGRKLTRSFGWLALLGALLVIAGIIGLIYTGFATLTSMLLFGWLLLVGGLVGLLHAIESRGTNYFWLGVVVAALNIAAGVVVIKHPEGTAEALTMFAALLFLTGGVFRLVGSVVVRGPQMGWTLFQGAFGMLLGLLVLFDWPHSSLYVLGFFFSLALLFDGLGLIAIGIGGRRIVSLVSERLDESAPVPDEPSKAPEEEQK
- a CDS encoding enoyl-CoA hydratase/isomerase family protein: MDRTEPRLIPSVEHGVATLVITHPAKRNAMTAAMWRSLPELLERLAADPAVRVLVLTGAGDTFCAGADISTLRESADEARGLAVAAEEALAAFPRPTLAAVRGYCVGGGSQLAAACDLRFAEEGASFGITPAKLGIVYASSSTRRLVSLVGPATAKHLLFSGELIGTERALRTGLVDEVLPPGGLDKRVEEYVRVLASRSQLTQAAAKEFAAGRTDRDAYWAGEARGSGDTGEGVAAFLERRAPRFTYTAKPTG
- a CDS encoding cation diffusion facilitator family transporter, with protein sequence MGAGHDHGHTHGGPPPTGTAAAAYRGRLRIALTITLSVMVMEIVGGLLSNSLALIADAAHMATDALGLGMALLAIHFANKPAGPNRTFGFARAEILAALANCLLLLGVGGFLLFEAVDRFITPAETKGGLAIAFAAVGLVANIVSLSLLARGQQESLNVRGAYLEVLADTLGSLAVIISAGVIMATGWQAADPIASLVIGLMIVPRTVKLLRETLNVLLEAAPKGVDMAEVREHITELPGVIDVHDLHAWTITSGMPVLSAHVVVHQEMLDSIGHEKLLHELQGCLGDHFDVEHCTFQLEPSGHAEHEARLCH
- a CDS encoding bifunctional class I SAM-dependent methyltransferase/N-acetyltransferase, with the protein product MTDHTDDASRTEAFVTLHHRLPRQSPGSDATTRRLLALAGPLPDRPRVLDLGCGPGRAALLLAAEAGAEVTAVDLHQPFLDELREAAGAQGLDGRIRTVRADMGDLTGPSFPEGAFDLIWAEGSAYCIGFDTAVRDWQRLLAPGGTMMISECVWTTDAPSAGARAFWDRHGSLRPLPATTAAAVAAGCTVTSVLVQPDSDWDEYYVPLAERVESADPSAPGMEWALAATREELAVRREHGTEYGYAAYVLRPADPRWVTRPEAAGEHEAVHAVNAAAFPTPDEADLVDALRADPEAWLPDLGYVAEAPDGSLAAYALLTRCRVGDAPALALAPVATSPAFQRQGAGQAVVRAVLDAARVRGEVLVLVLGHPDYYPRFGFVPASRYGIRAGFEVPDEAMMALVLDGSVPVPAGMIRYPAAFGV
- the idi gene encoding isopentenyl-diphosphate Delta-isomerase, producing MPTTPATATHSSSNGTAEAIMLELVDENGTTIGTAEKLAAHQAPGQLHRAFSVFLFDEQGRLLLQRRALGKYHSPGVWSNTCCGHPYPGESPFAAAARRTYEELGLSPSLLAEAGTVRYNHPDPASGLVEQEFNHLFVGLAQEQLKPDPEEVGETAFVTAPELEKRHAEGPFSAWFMTVLDAARPAIRELTGPSAGW